In Nematostella vectensis chromosome 11, jaNemVect1.1, whole genome shotgun sequence, a genomic segment contains:
- the LOC125573780 gene encoding uncharacterized protein LOC125573780 yields the protein MAFPCLFPYGLGDFHINRPRTAPHLHEWAEHLEWYQDGRFIKHKVWKFVVHNIIMRKRALEQSRYYVDQQLGDPHMTVADLQERMARGDTTIANKLLYFGASLRGTSQYWDQRRRELRAMVQCLVNEKRGLPSFFMTGSCAEFYWPPLRRLLEQYILGTTGFEFAKSRGQIHWHQLSWREDRQPHELLHQAVQEECPKPEKVRRLNE from the exons CATATAAATAGACCAAGGACAGCCCCCCATCTCCATGAGTGGGCTGAGCATCTGGAGTGGTACCAGGATGGAAGGTTTATCAAGCACAAG gtGTGGAAGTTCGTGGTCCATAACATAATCATGAGGAAGCGAGCGCTGGAACAGAGTAGATACTATGTTGACCAGCAGCTAGGTGATCCCCACATGACTGTGGCTGACTTGCAAGAGCGCATGGCAAGAGGAGACACCACCATCGCCAACAAGCTCTTGTACTTTGGTGCAAGCCTCAGAGGGACTTCACAGTATTGGGACCAGCGGCGTCGAGAACTCAGAGCAATGGTGCAGTGTTTGGTCAACGAGAAACGTGGGCTTCCATCGTTTTTCATGACTGGTAGCTGTGCAGAGTTCTACTGGCCTCCGCTACGACGACTGTTAGAGCAGTATATCCTTGGGACAACTGG GTTCGAATTTGCAAAGTCACGTGGACAAATCCACTGGCATCAGTTGAGCTGGAGAGAAGATCGCCAGCCCCATGAGCTCCTTCACCAAGCTGTACAAGAGGAGTGCCCGAAAccagagaaagtgcgcaggcTGAATGAGTAG
- the LOC5504101 gene encoding uncharacterized protein LOC5504101, with amino-acid sequence MSASHPAGKDEDGESRKELWLPPEGTAEPVPEDSDPLVRMLLDLDATQEAMLEDHLNLVNRVRLHACSDYCLRTPRHAEPGIQPGERVCRMEFGSEYQRGKPKREEQDIVADRKGADRLEMARDHPRVVHHSRYNLQSLRANCDLSVILSNSPPDNPSTDDIIAIVCMQRK; translated from the exons ATGAGCGCCTCCCACCCAGCCG GTAAAGACGAGGATGGGGAATCAAGAAAAGAGTTGTGGCTCCCACCAGAAGGAACTGCTGAGCCGGTTCCTGAGGACAGTGATCCTTTGGTTAGGATGCTGCTAGACTTGGATGCTACGCAGGAGGCTATGCTTGAAGACCATCTGAACCTTGTGAACCGTGTAAGGCTTCACGCCTGCTCAGACTATTGTCTTCGTACACCTCGCCATGCTGAGCCTGGTATTCAACCTGGAGAGCGTGTCTGCCGTATGGAGTTTGGCTCAGAATATCAGCGTGGTAAACCAAAAAGAGAAGAACAGGACATTGTTGCAGACCGCAAGGGGGCCGATCGTCTAGAAATGGCAAGAGATCACCCAAGAGTTGTACATCACTCAAGGTATAACCTGCAGTCCTTGAGAGCAAACTGCGACTTGAGTGTGATACTGTCAAACTCACCGCCTGACAACCCAAGCACTGATGACATCATAGCCATAGTATGCATGCAAAGGAAATGA